In Candidatus Melainabacteria bacterium, the genomic stretch ACCAAATTAGGTAGCCCTTCTCGAAAGGCAAAAACGTAAGTGGGATCACCAAAACGCAGAAGGGCGGCGTGTAGTACGAAGGGTTGCAGTGGGCCACGTCGACGTAGTAGTTGGGAGCTATGTGCGCGCAGATCCACTGTCGCTGAATCTCCAGGTCGTAAACGTGCTTTGGATCCACACGAGTCAACCATGCCAACGATAGCTGCTTCATGTAGTCGATGCCTTGTATTGGATTGACTTTCAAGTTGTCGGTGAAAACGTGGGTCGGCTGCGCGAAGAACGATACGAACTCCCAAACGGTCCAGCCCAGAAGAAACATACTGGCTGCAATGATGACGAGATCTGCCATCACTTGTTCAATCTTGTAGATAACGGACGCTAGCTTCCTAGACGCGTTCATTGCTTGATTTTGCAACTGCGCCAGTGGCAATGGAGAATCCGCAAGCCTTCGCGTCGTCATAGAACATCTTCACGGTTTCGAGTGAGTACTCGTCGTGGTCCTTACCTGACAGCCCGAGCTTCTTTAAAATGTCGTCGGTGACAGTGATGATTTGACAGCCAATTTTACTCGCTTGAGCAACGTTGAGAATTTCCCGTGGGCTTGCCCAGATTAGCTCCACATGCGGATATGGTGCCAGCAGCTGCACGGAGTATTGCATCAGTGGCAGCGGGTCGACACCAGTATCAGCAATCCTACCGGCAAATACCGATATGCATGCAGCTGGGCAATGTCGCGCCGCTGCCAGTGATTCTTTTACTTGCCGTGCGGTCATGATTGCAGTGACATTTACTTTCACACCTTGTTTAGCCAAACGTTCGATCAGTGGAATGCTGCTCTGCGAACGGGTATTGGTGATAGGGATTTTGACGTAAACATTGTCGCCCCACGAAGCAATTTCCCTTGCCTGCAATTCCATTTCGTCAAAATCGTCGGAGAAAACTTCAAATGAAATTGGTTTGTCCTTAATCACCTTGAGTATATCGATTGCAAATTCCTGATAGTTGCTGATTCCAGCCTTGCGCATCAAAGTAGGGTTGGTTGTAAATCCGGCGATAATTGGATTTCTGTAGAGCGCCAACATGGAATCTTTGTTGGCACCGTCAGCAAAGATTTTGGTCTTATAACTTGTCGCCAGGTTGTCGTTTACCTTGCTCGAAGTCGCAGGCGAGGATATTGATTCCCACTTGGCCTTGTTCAAGTTCAGCAGCGGATGTGAGACAAGCAGATGCCAGATCACTGCCTGCAATCCTTCACTGATCGGGGTTACCAGTGTGGGTTCCACATTTGGAATGACGAGCACTGCGTCGCCAACTTTCTTAGCGTAGCCGCCATCTTTGCCGACGGCTCCGATTATTTTCGCACCCACTTCTTTGGCATAAGCCATGGCTTGCACGAGATTTCCGCTGACGTTCTTGGCCGCATCACCACCGCCAACAGAGAATACAAAAATGCAATCCTGTTCATGGAATCGGCTCACCTTCAGCCAGTTGACGATAGTCGAATCCCAGCCATCATCATTGACCCTGGCAGTCAACTCAGAGACATTGTCGTAAACCGAATAAGTTTCGATATTGCAAATTTTCCTGAAGTCACTAGCTGCATGCGATGAATGTCCGGCGCCACCGCCTGAGCCAATCATGAACAGTCGGCCGCCCTTTTCACGGACGTCCGATAGAACCTGAGCCATCGCATCGATGACGACTAAATCCATTGCGGAAATTGATTCAACACATAAGTCGAGAAATGTTTTAGTGAAATTCAAAGCTGCCGCCTAGTAAGGAAATCAGTCCCAGGAAATCAGTCTGGTAGCTGTTCTATTG encodes the following:
- a CDS encoding transaldolase, whose translation is MAYAKEVGAKIIGAVGKDGGYAKKVGDAVLVIPNVEPTLVTPISEGLQAVIWHLLVSHPLLNLNKAKWESISSPATSSKVNDNLATSYKTKIFADGANKDSMLALYRNPIIAGFTTNPTLMRKAGISNYQEFAIDILKVIKDKPISFEVFSDDFDEMELQAREIASWGDNVYVKIPITNTRSQSSIPLIERLAKQGVKVNVTAIMTARQVKESLAAARHCPAACISVFAGRIADTGVDPLPLMQYSVQLLAPYPHVELIWASPREILNVAQASKIGCQIITVTDDILKKLGLSGKDHDEYSLETVKMFYDDAKACGFSIATGAVAKSSNERV